A single Musa acuminata AAA Group cultivar baxijiao chromosome BXJ2-1, Cavendish_Baxijiao_AAA, whole genome shotgun sequence DNA region contains:
- the LOC135585439 gene encoding uncharacterized protein LOC135585439 isoform X1 has product MAGVSRKPDRDRSMEFKGFLNGLKDWDDLLKDKDDKLKGHARQNKNPGSPQNPGIIDGYKEPPRKVPAVGVKPKSDVVFDFSSNDHSAPYDYSKYTDAIGQIYSSNLNDEALPDAASEKELGNEYFKQKRFLEAIECYSRSIALSPTSVAFANRAMAYLKLRRFEEAENDCTEALNLDDRYVKAYSRRATARKELGKLKASLEDADFAVRLDPNTQELRKQYSEIKALYEKEVANRKSGALIEASKESQRADGLQVESKIIQDDYLISNRVHNAAASSHKSSVVKHECVQHKHELKASLHDVASRAASRAVASAAKNITSPKSAYEFEVSWRALSDDSAQAQLLKMIPPHTLPQIFKNALSAPILVDIIKCIGTFFKEDTELAISLLDNMVKVPRFDMIIMCLSAKDHSEVQQVWEEIFSTRDIPVAHTEALARLRPKYCYREQQEKN; this is encoded by the exons ATGGCTGGGGTCTCCAGAAAACCGGACCGAGACCGCTCCATG GAGTTCAAGGGTTTCTTGAACGGCCTGAAAGACTGGGATGACTTGCTTAAGGACAAGGACGATAAGCTGAAGGGCCATGCCCGCCAGAACAAAAATCCG GGCTCACCACAGAATCCTGGAATTATTGATGGATATAAAGAACCTCCAAGAAAGGTTCCAGCCGTTGGTGTTAAGCCAAAATCTGATGTAGTTTTTGATTTTTCTTCTAATGATCATTCCGCACCGTATGATTATTCAAAATATACTGATGCAATTGGCCAGATATACAGTAGCAATCTGAATGATGAAGCTTTACCTGATGCTGCATCAGAGAAAGAGCTG GGTAATGAATATTTTAAGCAAAAAAGGTTTCTCGAAGCCATTGAGTGCTACTCAAGAAGTATTGCACTATCTCCTACTTCTGTTGCTTTTGCAAATAGAGCTATGGCTTATCTCAAACTTAGAAG ATTTGAAGAGGCCGAGAATGACTGTACGGAGGCCTTAAACTTGGATGATCGTTATGTCAAAGCATACTCACGTAGAGCTACTGCCAGGAAAGAACTTGGAAAGCTTAAAGCATCATTAGAGG atgctgattttgctgtgAGACTTGATCCAAATACTCAAGAACTTAGAAAGCAGTACTCTGAGATAAAAGCTTTGTATGAGAAG GAGGTTGCCAACAGGAAATCTGGAGCCTTAATAGAGGCAAGTAAAGAGAGCCAACGGGCAGATGGCTTGCAAGTGGAATCAAAAATTATCCAAGATGATTATTTGATCTCAAATAGAGTCCACAACGCAGCAGCAAGTTCACATAAATCCAGTGTGGTG AAACATGAATGTGTCCAACACAAGCATGAGCTAAAAGCATCACTGCATGATGTCGCCTCTCGTGCTGCTTCTCGAGCTGTGGCTTCAGCAGCTAAAAATATTACTTCTCCAAAGTCAGCTTATGAATTTGAGGTTTCTTGGAGGGCACTTTCTGATGATTCTGCTCAAGCTCAGTTGCTAAAG ATGATCCCACCTCATACACTGCCTCAGATCTTTAAAAATGCCCTGTCGGCACCAATTTTAGTTGACATTATTAAGTGCATTGGCACATTTTTCAA GGAAGATACTGAATTAGCTATTAGTCTTCTAGATAATATGGTCAAGGTGCCACGATTTGACATGATAATCATGTGCCTTTCAGCTAAGGATCATTCTG
- the LOC135585439 gene encoding uncharacterized protein LOC135585439 isoform X3, whose protein sequence is MAGVSRKPDRDRSMEFKGFLNGLKDWDDLLKDKDDKLKGHARQNKNPGSPQNPGIIDGYKEPPRKVPAVGVKPKSDVVFDFSSNDHSAPYDYSKYTDAIGQIYSSNLNDEALPDAASEKELGNEYFKQKRFLEAIECYSRSIALSPTSVAFANRAMAYLKLRRFEEAENDCTEALNLDDRYVKAYSRRATARKELGKLKASLEDADFAVRLDPNTQELRKQYSEIKALYEKEVANRKSGALIEASKESQRADGLQVESKIIQDDYLISNRVHNAAASSHKSSVVHELKASLHDVASRAASRAVASAAKNITSPKSAYEFEVSWRALSDDSAQAQLLKMIPPHTLPQIFKNALSAPILVDIIKCIGTFFKEDTELAISLLDNMVKVPRFDMIIMCLSAKDHSEVQQVWEEIFSTRDIPVAHTEALARLRPKYCYREQQEKN, encoded by the exons ATGGCTGGGGTCTCCAGAAAACCGGACCGAGACCGCTCCATG GAGTTCAAGGGTTTCTTGAACGGCCTGAAAGACTGGGATGACTTGCTTAAGGACAAGGACGATAAGCTGAAGGGCCATGCCCGCCAGAACAAAAATCCG GGCTCACCACAGAATCCTGGAATTATTGATGGATATAAAGAACCTCCAAGAAAGGTTCCAGCCGTTGGTGTTAAGCCAAAATCTGATGTAGTTTTTGATTTTTCTTCTAATGATCATTCCGCACCGTATGATTATTCAAAATATACTGATGCAATTGGCCAGATATACAGTAGCAATCTGAATGATGAAGCTTTACCTGATGCTGCATCAGAGAAAGAGCTG GGTAATGAATATTTTAAGCAAAAAAGGTTTCTCGAAGCCATTGAGTGCTACTCAAGAAGTATTGCACTATCTCCTACTTCTGTTGCTTTTGCAAATAGAGCTATGGCTTATCTCAAACTTAGAAG ATTTGAAGAGGCCGAGAATGACTGTACGGAGGCCTTAAACTTGGATGATCGTTATGTCAAAGCATACTCACGTAGAGCTACTGCCAGGAAAGAACTTGGAAAGCTTAAAGCATCATTAGAGG atgctgattttgctgtgAGACTTGATCCAAATACTCAAGAACTTAGAAAGCAGTACTCTGAGATAAAAGCTTTGTATGAGAAG GAGGTTGCCAACAGGAAATCTGGAGCCTTAATAGAGGCAAGTAAAGAGAGCCAACGGGCAGATGGCTTGCAAGTGGAATCAAAAATTATCCAAGATGATTATTTGATCTCAAATAGAGTCCACAACGCAGCAGCAAGTTCACATAAATCCAGTGTGGTG CATGAGCTAAAAGCATCACTGCATGATGTCGCCTCTCGTGCTGCTTCTCGAGCTGTGGCTTCAGCAGCTAAAAATATTACTTCTCCAAAGTCAGCTTATGAATTTGAGGTTTCTTGGAGGGCACTTTCTGATGATTCTGCTCAAGCTCAGTTGCTAAAG ATGATCCCACCTCATACACTGCCTCAGATCTTTAAAAATGCCCTGTCGGCACCAATTTTAGTTGACATTATTAAGTGCATTGGCACATTTTTCAA GGAAGATACTGAATTAGCTATTAGTCTTCTAGATAATATGGTCAAGGTGCCACGATTTGACATGATAATCATGTGCCTTTCAGCTAAGGATCATTCTG
- the LOC135585439 gene encoding uncharacterized protein LOC135585439 isoform X2, with the protein MAGVSRKPDRDRSMEFKGFLNGLKDWDDLLKDKDDKLKGHARQNKNPNPGIIDGYKEPPRKVPAVGVKPKSDVVFDFSSNDHSAPYDYSKYTDAIGQIYSSNLNDEALPDAASEKELGNEYFKQKRFLEAIECYSRSIALSPTSVAFANRAMAYLKLRRFEEAENDCTEALNLDDRYVKAYSRRATARKELGKLKASLEDADFAVRLDPNTQELRKQYSEIKALYEKEVANRKSGALIEASKESQRADGLQVESKIIQDDYLISNRVHNAAASSHKSSVVKHECVQHKHELKASLHDVASRAASRAVASAAKNITSPKSAYEFEVSWRALSDDSAQAQLLKMIPPHTLPQIFKNALSAPILVDIIKCIGTFFKEDTELAISLLDNMVKVPRFDMIIMCLSAKDHSEVQQVWEEIFSTRDIPVAHTEALARLRPKYCYREQQEKN; encoded by the exons ATGGCTGGGGTCTCCAGAAAACCGGACCGAGACCGCTCCATG GAGTTCAAGGGTTTCTTGAACGGCCTGAAAGACTGGGATGACTTGCTTAAGGACAAGGACGATAAGCTGAAGGGCCATGCCCGCCAGAACAAAAATCCG AATCCTGGAATTATTGATGGATATAAAGAACCTCCAAGAAAGGTTCCAGCCGTTGGTGTTAAGCCAAAATCTGATGTAGTTTTTGATTTTTCTTCTAATGATCATTCCGCACCGTATGATTATTCAAAATATACTGATGCAATTGGCCAGATATACAGTAGCAATCTGAATGATGAAGCTTTACCTGATGCTGCATCAGAGAAAGAGCTG GGTAATGAATATTTTAAGCAAAAAAGGTTTCTCGAAGCCATTGAGTGCTACTCAAGAAGTATTGCACTATCTCCTACTTCTGTTGCTTTTGCAAATAGAGCTATGGCTTATCTCAAACTTAGAAG ATTTGAAGAGGCCGAGAATGACTGTACGGAGGCCTTAAACTTGGATGATCGTTATGTCAAAGCATACTCACGTAGAGCTACTGCCAGGAAAGAACTTGGAAAGCTTAAAGCATCATTAGAGG atgctgattttgctgtgAGACTTGATCCAAATACTCAAGAACTTAGAAAGCAGTACTCTGAGATAAAAGCTTTGTATGAGAAG GAGGTTGCCAACAGGAAATCTGGAGCCTTAATAGAGGCAAGTAAAGAGAGCCAACGGGCAGATGGCTTGCAAGTGGAATCAAAAATTATCCAAGATGATTATTTGATCTCAAATAGAGTCCACAACGCAGCAGCAAGTTCACATAAATCCAGTGTGGTG AAACATGAATGTGTCCAACACAAGCATGAGCTAAAAGCATCACTGCATGATGTCGCCTCTCGTGCTGCTTCTCGAGCTGTGGCTTCAGCAGCTAAAAATATTACTTCTCCAAAGTCAGCTTATGAATTTGAGGTTTCTTGGAGGGCACTTTCTGATGATTCTGCTCAAGCTCAGTTGCTAAAG ATGATCCCACCTCATACACTGCCTCAGATCTTTAAAAATGCCCTGTCGGCACCAATTTTAGTTGACATTATTAAGTGCATTGGCACATTTTTCAA GGAAGATACTGAATTAGCTATTAGTCTTCTAGATAATATGGTCAAGGTGCCACGATTTGACATGATAATCATGTGCCTTTCAGCTAAGGATCATTCTG
- the LOC135585439 gene encoding uncharacterized protein LOC135585439 isoform X4: protein MAGVSRKPDRDRSMEFKGFLNGLKDWDDLLKDKDDKLKGHARQNKNPIYSSNLNDEALPDAASEKELGNEYFKQKRFLEAIECYSRSIALSPTSVAFANRAMAYLKLRRFEEAENDCTEALNLDDRYVKAYSRRATARKELGKLKASLEDADFAVRLDPNTQELRKQYSEIKALYEKEVANRKSGALIEASKESQRADGLQVESKIIQDDYLISNRVHNAAASSHKSSVVKHECVQHKHELKASLHDVASRAASRAVASAAKNITSPKSAYEFEVSWRALSDDSAQAQLLKMIPPHTLPQIFKNALSAPILVDIIKCIGTFFKEDTELAISLLDNMVKVPRFDMIIMCLSAKDHSEVQQVWEEIFSTRDIPVAHTEALARLRPKYCYREQQEKN, encoded by the exons ATGGCTGGGGTCTCCAGAAAACCGGACCGAGACCGCTCCATG GAGTTCAAGGGTTTCTTGAACGGCCTGAAAGACTGGGATGACTTGCTTAAGGACAAGGACGATAAGCTGAAGGGCCATGCCCGCCAGAACAAAAATCCG ATATACAGTAGCAATCTGAATGATGAAGCTTTACCTGATGCTGCATCAGAGAAAGAGCTG GGTAATGAATATTTTAAGCAAAAAAGGTTTCTCGAAGCCATTGAGTGCTACTCAAGAAGTATTGCACTATCTCCTACTTCTGTTGCTTTTGCAAATAGAGCTATGGCTTATCTCAAACTTAGAAG ATTTGAAGAGGCCGAGAATGACTGTACGGAGGCCTTAAACTTGGATGATCGTTATGTCAAAGCATACTCACGTAGAGCTACTGCCAGGAAAGAACTTGGAAAGCTTAAAGCATCATTAGAGG atgctgattttgctgtgAGACTTGATCCAAATACTCAAGAACTTAGAAAGCAGTACTCTGAGATAAAAGCTTTGTATGAGAAG GAGGTTGCCAACAGGAAATCTGGAGCCTTAATAGAGGCAAGTAAAGAGAGCCAACGGGCAGATGGCTTGCAAGTGGAATCAAAAATTATCCAAGATGATTATTTGATCTCAAATAGAGTCCACAACGCAGCAGCAAGTTCACATAAATCCAGTGTGGTG AAACATGAATGTGTCCAACACAAGCATGAGCTAAAAGCATCACTGCATGATGTCGCCTCTCGTGCTGCTTCTCGAGCTGTGGCTTCAGCAGCTAAAAATATTACTTCTCCAAAGTCAGCTTATGAATTTGAGGTTTCTTGGAGGGCACTTTCTGATGATTCTGCTCAAGCTCAGTTGCTAAAG ATGATCCCACCTCATACACTGCCTCAGATCTTTAAAAATGCCCTGTCGGCACCAATTTTAGTTGACATTATTAAGTGCATTGGCACATTTTTCAA GGAAGATACTGAATTAGCTATTAGTCTTCTAGATAATATGGTCAAGGTGCCACGATTTGACATGATAATCATGTGCCTTTCAGCTAAGGATCATTCTG